CTCTATCCCGTCTGGGGCATCAGCACCGTGCTCATCACCTTCGGACTGGCCCAGAGCGCCCAGGGCAACGGCTACCTGGCCGTCTACATCTGCGGCATCGTCATGGGCGGGGGGGACTTTCTCTACAAGTACAGCCTGGAGCGCTTCCACGAGGCCTTCGCCTGGCTGATGCAGATCGCGATGTTCCTGGTCCTGGGGCTTCTGGTCAACCCGGGGGAGCTGATGAACGGCTCGATCATCCGCACGGGGCTCCTGGTCTCGGCTCTGCTCATGTTCGTGGCGCGCCCTCTGTCCGTCTTCCTCTGCACCGTTCGGAGCGAGTTTTCCCTCCGGGAGCGCCTTTTCATCAGCTGGACGGGATTGCGCGGGGCGGTGCCGATCATCCTGGCGACCTACCCCCTGACGGCGGGGCATCCTCACGCGCGCTACCTCTTCAACCTGATTTTTTTCGTGGTCCTCACTTCGGTCCTCCTTCAGGGCAAGACCCTGGCGACCGTGGCGCGCTGGCTGAGCCTGGACACCTGGATGCGGATATCCCCCTCCTACCCGCTCTCCTTCGACCGGACGCCCGGCAGCGGAGGGGAGGAGACCCGGGAGATCGACCTCCTGCCCGACTCCTGCGTGGTCGGCCGCACCGTGAGCGAGCTGAACTTCCCCGAGGGAGTGACGATCCTGCTGGTGCATCGCGGCACCCGGTTCCTGATCCCCAAGGGGGGGACCCTCTTGGAGTCCGGGGACGCCCTCCTCATCTTCGGGGAGCGCACCTCTTTGTCGGAGGTCGAGAAGTTGCTGGCGCGCCGCCGGGATCCGGAGGAGGCCACGGATGGAGAGGCCCTGGAGGAGACGGGCTTGTAGTACAATGAAAGCTGTGAGCGCAAGGCATTGGGTCGGTGTTTTTACGGAGGACCGCCGGGGAATGGCGTCGTGACAGGCGTTTTGCGGAAATAGGAGGGTTTGAGGGGCGGCGATGGAGGCTTTCTTGAAGTTTTTGAGGGAACTTTTTACCCTGACCCCGGTGTGGGTGGAGAAGGGGCGCGGGCGCTGGGTGCTGCGGCGCCGTCTGCATCCCATTCTGAGGGCCACCCTGGTCGTGCTGCCGATGGTGCTTGGAATCGCCTGGGGCCTGAACCTTCTTTTGAGCGGCCGCACTCCGGAACCTCCATCCGAGACGGTGGACGAGCCCGTCGCCGTCCTCGCCCCGGATCCCGTTTCGGAGTCTCCGGAGCTTCCGCTCTCCGGGGATACGGCCGTGGCGGGCCCGGTCCCGATGCCCGAGGAGGTCGCCGAACCGGCATTTCCTTCCGAAAACGTCCTTCTGGGTCCCGACCGGCCCGGGGGGGACCGCAGCTATTGGGTGAAGATCAGCAAGGGGAACTACACGCTCTCCCTGTACAGGGGAAGGGATCTGGTCAAGACCTACCGGGTCGCGGTTGGGCGCAACCCCGGGAACAAGCGTCGGGTTGGGGACAACCGCACGCCGGTGGGGCAGTTCCGCGTCCGGTCCATCGAGAACTCCCAGAGCTGGAGGCACGACTTCGGAGACGGAAACGGGATGATTGCGGGGGCCTACGGGCCCTGGTTCATCCGCCTCGACACGGGGTGGAAGGGAATCGGCATTCACGGAACGCACGATCCCGACTCGCGCGGAACCATGGCGACCGAGGGCTGCATCCGCATGAGCAACGAGGAGGTTCGGGAGCTCCGGCAGTACGCCTACCGCAACATGAAGGTCGTGATCGAGGAATGACCGGGGACCTCTGGGGCGTCCCTCGTCTTCCCGACGGCCTCCGCCTGATCGACCTTCCCCAGTCCCTGCCCGGCTTCCGGAAGTTCATCTCCGCATGGTTCTTCAGGGATTCCGCCGGTCGCCGCATCGTGGTCGACCCCGGTCCCGCCTCCACGGTCCCGCTTCTGGTCCGCGGCCTGGAGGACGTTACGGACGGGGTGGATCTCGTCCTGCTGACCCACATCCACCTGGACCATTCCGGGGGGTTGGGCCAGTTGTGTGCCCGCTATCCCGAGGCCCGGGTGCTGGCGCACCCCAAGGCCTTCAGGCACCTGACGGACCCCTCGAAACTCTGGTCGGCCTCGGTCGCGACCCTGGGGGACGTGGCGCACGCCTATGGGGCGCCCCTGCCGGTCGAGGCGTCCGTCCTGACCGCGGAGGACGGGAGGGGGCTCGTCGAGGTCCTTCCCACCCCCGGGC
The Fretibacterium sp. OH1220_COT-178 DNA segment above includes these coding regions:
- a CDS encoding MBL fold metallo-hydrolase, with translation MTGDLWGVPRLPDGLRLIDLPQSLPGFRKFISAWFFRDSAGRRIVVDPGPASTVPLLVRGLEDVTDGVDLVLLTHIHLDHSGGLGQLCARYPEARVLAHPKAFRHLTDPSKLWSASVATLGDVAHAYGAPLPVEASVLTAEDGRGLVEVLPTPGHAPHHLAFRVSCGGRRLFFVGEAAGLTLPAEGDAPWLRPTTPPRFDADSALDSLDRLLKTIDGDELLCYAHWGACGDPRRRVELARGQISEWLGHIGAMRDQSVSVIAASLMARDPLLRAALPGDLMERERLFVENSVRGFLGWLAE
- a CDS encoding potassium/proton antiporter; translation: MLLHVDPFLVTGLLFLLSLIAGTVSERTRIPALILFLGIGMLAGVDGPGGLPFDDASFTNLIGTVALAFILFSGGFETRWQDIRPVVARGMTLSTAGVFITAAAMAVPVSFIPGFSFQDGFLLGTIVSSTDAAAVFSILRTQKLGLKGSLKPLLEFESGSNDPMAVFLTLAALRWIENPGAPLGDMVVVFLTQMVVGGLMGFLMGRVSCLLIERMRVENEALYPVWGISTVLITFGLAQSAQGNGYLAVYICGIVMGGGDFLYKYSLERFHEAFAWLMQIAMFLVLGLLVNPGELMNGSIIRTGLLVSALLMFVARPLSVFLCTVRSEFSLRERLFISWTGLRGAVPIILATYPLTAGHPHARYLFNLIFFVVLTSVLLQGKTLATVARWLSLDTWMRISPSYPLSFDRTPGSGGEETREIDLLPDSCVVGRTVSELNFPEGVTILLVHRGTRFLIPKGGTLLESGDALLIFGERTSLSEVEKLLARRRDPEEATDGEALEETGL
- a CDS encoding L,D-transpeptidase, whose amino-acid sequence is MKFLRELFTLTPVWVEKGRGRWVLRRRLHPILRATLVVLPMVLGIAWGLNLLLSGRTPEPPSETVDEPVAVLAPDPVSESPELPLSGDTAVAGPVPMPEEVAEPAFPSENVLLGPDRPGGDRSYWVKISKGNYTLSLYRGRDLVKTYRVAVGRNPGNKRRVGDNRTPVGQFRVRSIENSQSWRHDFGDGNGMIAGAYGPWFIRLDTGWKGIGIHGTHDPDSRGTMATEGCIRMSNEEVRELRQYAYRNMKVVIEE